From the Mycobacterium noviomagense genome, the window CAAGAACTTCGAGCACCGCGTCCCAGCCGGCAACCAGGTAGAACTCAGACTCGCCTACCCGGTGCACCGGCCCAGCGGCATGCATACGCGCATAGAGCGGGTAGGGATCTTGCAGGGCGGTGGGACCGAAGAACTCGGCGGCCTCGGCGAGGACAGCGGGCATAGGTTCAGGCTGAACCCCGGCCCGGCGCGCGGTCAACGCCGCGGGGCGAACCTGACAAGCCCGGATCGAAACAAGGGCTCGTAAATTCTCAGCGAGCCCCATTGAGCTGCAGATCACCGCGAAACATTGACCCGAAAGCTTCTCACCGTGCGAAAATCCCGACAAAGCTTATGGCGCCCATATCCGGAGAGCGATTTCTGCATGAGCCGCGAGGACTGGCTGATCGGACAAGACCGCGCTGCTGCGGCCGCCGAGCGCATCTATAGCGCCGCCGCTGAGCTAATCGCCCGTCACGGATTTGACGCCTTCACGATCGAGGCACTGGCCCGCAAAGTCCACTGTTCGCCGGCCACCATCTACCGCCACGCCGGAGGCAAAGCGGTGATCCGTGATGCTGTGACCTTGCGTCTCGCATCGCGCATCCTCGCCAACGTGCGTGAAGCCATCGACGGCCTGACCGGCTCTGAACGCGTAGTCACCGCGTCTGCCATTGCACTCCAACACATCCGCGCTGAGCCATTAGCGCAAGTGATGGGGCGCGCAATCCACGATCCAGACGCCGATCAATGGATCACCACGTCGCCGCTCATCATTGGGCTTGCCAAAGAAATGATCGGTTCGGCCACCGCCGATCCCGTCGCCGCGCAATGGCTCATCCGCGTAGTGCTCGCGCTATGGTGCTGGCCCCCTTCAGATCCCGACCTCGAGCACCAAATGCTGCAACGGTTCCTAGGCCCACCATTTGCCTCACTGCAGAGCAACCGGCACAGGGCTACGTAACGCCCCGTTTACAGGCAGTCGAACAGCCGCGCGGCGTTCTCGTAGAACACGCCACGCAGCCAGTCGTCGTCGATACCAGGCAACCGGATAATCGACCGCATCGCCTCGGAGTAGCCGTAGGGAATGTTCGGAAAGTCGCTGCCGAACAGGATGCGATCACCGAACTGCGGCAACCGATCTAGCTGCGCCGGCGGAAACGGCATAATTTCTTCGGCGAAAGGGGTGAACACCATCGTGGTGTCCAGCCGGACCTCCGGATAGCGCTCGCAGATGTCGAGAAACTCGGAGTATTCCGGCATTCCCATGTGCGCGACGATCAACCGCAGTCTCGGATACCGGCCAAGCAGGCGATGGATGGGCTCAGGCCCGGTGTGCTCGCCCGGCGCTGGGCCGGACCCACAGTGGATGACGACCGGTACGCCGGCGTCCTCGATGAGCCCCCAAACCTGGTCGAGCAGCGGGTCATTCGGGTCGTAGCGGCCGACCTGGACAT encodes:
- a CDS encoding TetR/AcrR family transcriptional regulator produces the protein MSREDWLIGQDRAAAAAERIYSAAAELIARHGFDAFTIEALARKVHCSPATIYRHAGGKAVIRDAVTLRLASRILANVREAIDGLTGSERVVTASAIALQHIRAEPLAQVMGRAIHDPDADQWITTSPLIIGLAKEMIGSATADPVAAQWLIRVVLALWCWPPSDPDLEHQMLQRFLGPPFASLQSNRHRAT
- a CDS encoding amidohydrolase family protein, with the protein product MPHQTGGYGVTAVADEAARVRQVWSALGLPGVFDVHTHFMPTSVLDKVWRYFDSAGPLVGRPWPIAYRINESRRLQTLRQFGVRRFTALVYPHKPQMASWLNEWAAQFARYTPDCLATATFYPEPEAPDYVEKAIYGDVRVFKAHVQVGRYDPNDPLLDQVWGLIEDAGVPVVIHCGSGPAPGEHTGPEPIHRLLGRYPRLRLIVAHMGMPEYSEFLDICERYPEVRLDTTMVFTPFAEEIMPFPPAQLDRLPQFGDRILFGSDFPNIPYGYSEAMRSIIRLPGIDDDWLRGVFYENAARLFDCL